A window of Mycolicibacterium holsaticum DSM 44478 = JCM 12374 genomic DNA:
CTCATGGTCCCGACCCTAGTGGCCGCGCGCCACCCGCCGGGGCGCTACCGGGGCAGCGCGACGTTGAAGCCGCCGATGATCGCCTCCATATCCGGCGCCTCCTCGGCGGCCTTGTCCGCATAACCGGTGACCGTGAACTGAATGAGGTAGCGCTGGTTGGCCGGTGGCGCGCCGGTCGCGATGACGATGCGGTTGTAGCTGTGCATCCGACGGCCGTTGAGGTCGTAGCTGCCCTCGATCATCGCCGACGGAAAGCCCTTGAAGTCGTCGGTGGAGGCGTTGAGGCGCTTGAAATTCTGCGACATCTCGGCGTCGGCGTAGCCGTGTTCGGTGATCGCTTGCTCGACGTTGAAGTCACCGGTGAGCCGGAACACCATCAGCATCGCGGTCGGATACGTGTCGCCCTTGGCGATCACCCGGGTGAGCGGCGTCAGGTTGGTGTTGACGTAGGGCGCCCAGCCCGGTGGTGTCGGGAACGTCACCGT
This region includes:
- a CDS encoding LpqN/LpqT family lipoprotein, whose product is MTARRCVAAAALVVVAASGCGTEPPDYQSIWSTSTTPTTSAGSEPAVPIAVYLEESGVVGDPVAPEKLTDLTVTFPTPPGWAPYVNTNLTPLTRVIAKGDTYPTAMLMVFRLTGDFNVEQAITEHGYADAEMSQNFKRLNASTDDFKGFPSAMIEGSYDLNGRRMHSYNRIVIATGAPPANQRYLIQFTVTGYADKAAEEAPDMEAIIGGFNVALPR